In the Candidatus Baltobacteraceae bacterium genome, one interval contains:
- a CDS encoding peroxiredoxin, with product MLGAGDHVPDVSVKNEAGEDISLGSLVNSRTVVYFYPKADTPGCTNESQQFRDLYAKFRKKETEVVGVSRDAVPSQKKFKDKYGLPFHLLADTDSNICNAFGVIVEKNMYGKKSMGIQRSTFLIDNGKIVRVWPKVVVEGHAAEVLSSLS from the coding sequence GTGCTAGGCGCAGGCGATCACGTCCCCGACGTCTCCGTTAAAAACGAAGCCGGCGAAGACATTTCGCTGGGCTCGCTTGTGAATTCGCGTACCGTCGTGTACTTCTATCCGAAAGCCGACACGCCCGGATGCACCAACGAGTCGCAGCAGTTTCGCGACTTATACGCAAAGTTCAGGAAAAAGGAGACCGAGGTCGTCGGCGTGAGCCGCGATGCCGTTCCTTCGCAGAAGAAGTTCAAAGACAAGTACGGTTTGCCGTTCCACTTGCTCGCCGACACGGATTCGAATATCTGCAATGCGTTCGGCGTCATCGTCGAAAAGAATATGTACGGAAAGAAGTCGATGGGGATACAGCGTTCTACGTTTCTCATCGATAACGGCAAGATCGTGCGTGTCTGGCCGAAGGTCGTCGTCGAAGGGCACGCGGCCGAGGTGCTATCATCGCTAAGTTGA
- a CDS encoding MBL fold metallo-hydrolase produces the protein MSGISLTVLGSSSSIPRPSRACSSYLFFNGNSGVVFDLGTGSFANMREHLDYDLVDYIVISHMHADHFFDVIPLRYALLYGPRKRSTKVQLWLPPGGEGQLRELSNSFADEGAGDFLKVFDIATYDPQKSIQLGDSKVSFVPTRHYIPTFALRYESNGTKVTYSADTAPDEGVARHAADSNLFICEATLTANEVEHGMRGHSSAREAAEMAKKAGVDHLMLSHYPAETSQEELILHARSVFTGKISVADDHTRMAV, from the coding sequence TTGAGCGGCATCTCTCTCACAGTCCTCGGCTCAAGCTCCTCGATCCCGCGACCATCGAGAGCGTGCAGTTCTTATCTCTTTTTCAACGGAAACAGCGGCGTAGTCTTCGATCTCGGCACCGGCTCGTTTGCCAACATGCGCGAGCATCTCGATTACGACTTGGTTGATTACATCGTAATCAGTCATATGCACGCCGATCATTTCTTCGACGTCATCCCGCTGCGGTACGCGCTTCTGTACGGGCCCCGCAAGCGCTCGACGAAAGTCCAGCTGTGGCTTCCGCCCGGCGGTGAGGGGCAGCTCCGCGAGCTCTCGAATTCATTTGCGGACGAAGGCGCGGGAGATTTTCTCAAAGTCTTCGACATCGCGACGTACGATCCGCAGAAGTCGATCCAGCTCGGCGACTCCAAAGTTAGCTTCGTCCCAACGCGGCACTACATCCCAACCTTTGCGCTGCGTTATGAGAGCAACGGTACGAAGGTGACGTATTCTGCCGACACGGCGCCGGACGAAGGCGTCGCGAGGCATGCCGCCGATAGCAATCTCTTCATTTGCGAAGCGACGTTGACGGCTAACGAAGTCGAGCATGGGATGCGCGGTCATTCATCGGCGCGCGAGGCCGCGGAGATGGCGAAGAAGGCGGGTGTCGATCACCTGATGCTCAGCCACTACCCCGCCGAGACTTCGCAGGAAGAATTGATCTTGCACGCGCGCAGCGTCTTCACCGGAAAAATTTCGGTGGCCGATGACCACACGAGAATGGCCGTCTAG
- a CDS encoding peptide ABC transporter substrate-binding protein, translating to MRIRALVAVLFLLCGCTRATEQSVTVGSTTVQRHSWSIPGVLRVAVQSPPTNLQPLLSGNTTDVMFDRLVYDPLITVSADGKTPIPILATQVPTLENGGISKDGLTITYKLRHNVKWHDGAPFTSQDVKFTWQGIMNPANNVGTRSGYNLIRSIDTPDDYTAVFHLKQKFSPAVNTFFAESDSPIFIIPKHLLSMLPNVNNAPQNVSPVGTGPFKFSKYIRGDRLEFVRNDDYFMGKPKLKEVVVKIIPDENTSMNLLRSHEIDWIFEASPQLYGQLKTIPDIKNLLVQQNQYLGLLMYTRNPILSDAGVRRALAYAIDKQALVNKVTFGTALAADDEHPPFMWAYVGGKSYPYDPAKAQALLAADGWTPGADGILRKGTKRLSLVLSTNTSNVTRRTAVVQIQSYLKAIGVDATVKSYLGVEMFAPLGMGGILASGKFDLNVSGWIAGIDPDDSTLLMCRSIPPDGSNNPRFCSPQMDAAEQVALTHYDIPTRKKAYARIQQIVYEQMPIDYLWWPRQLQPISVDFKGFDPNPVNEAWNCWEWSI from the coding sequence GTGCGGATCCGCGCACTCGTCGCCGTTCTTTTTTTATTGTGCGGCTGTACGCGCGCAACCGAACAAAGCGTCACGGTAGGCTCGACTACCGTACAGCGTCACTCATGGTCGATTCCCGGCGTGTTGCGTGTCGCCGTACAGAGCCCGCCGACGAATCTGCAGCCTCTCTTATCCGGCAACACGACGGACGTCATGTTCGACCGGCTCGTGTACGATCCGTTGATCACCGTGAGCGCAGACGGCAAGACGCCGATTCCGATTCTTGCGACGCAAGTTCCGACGCTGGAAAACGGGGGGATCAGCAAAGACGGCCTCACGATCACCTACAAGCTTCGCCACAACGTCAAATGGCACGACGGTGCTCCGTTCACGAGCCAGGACGTGAAGTTCACGTGGCAAGGCATCATGAACCCGGCGAACAACGTCGGCACCCGGTCCGGTTACAATCTCATCCGCTCGATAGACACGCCGGATGACTACACCGCGGTCTTTCATCTCAAGCAAAAATTCTCACCGGCCGTAAATACATTTTTCGCCGAGAGCGACTCACCGATTTTCATCATCCCCAAACATCTTCTTAGCATGTTACCCAATGTCAACAACGCTCCGCAAAACGTGAGTCCCGTCGGAACCGGCCCCTTCAAGTTTTCAAAATACATCCGCGGCGATCGTCTAGAATTCGTCCGCAACGACGACTACTTCATGGGCAAGCCGAAGCTGAAAGAAGTCGTCGTCAAAATCATCCCCGACGAGAACACGTCGATGAATCTTTTGCGCTCTCACGAGATCGATTGGATCTTCGAAGCATCGCCGCAACTCTATGGCCAGCTCAAGACGATTCCCGATATCAAGAATCTGCTCGTTCAGCAGAATCAATATCTTGGTCTCTTGATGTACACCCGGAATCCGATTCTCTCGGACGCCGGCGTTCGACGTGCCCTTGCGTACGCGATCGACAAACAAGCCCTGGTCAACAAGGTCACGTTCGGCACGGCGCTGGCCGCCGACGACGAGCATCCGCCGTTCATGTGGGCCTACGTCGGAGGAAAGTCGTATCCGTACGACCCCGCGAAAGCCCAGGCGCTGCTTGCCGCCGATGGTTGGACCCCCGGGGCCGACGGGATCCTGCGCAAGGGGACGAAGCGTTTGAGTCTCGTCCTTTCCACCAATACGTCGAACGTGACGCGTCGGACTGCAGTCGTTCAGATCCAATCCTACTTGAAAGCGATCGGCGTAGATGCGACCGTGAAGAGCTATCTCGGGGTAGAAATGTTCGCACCGCTCGGCATGGGCGGAATTTTGGCGTCCGGCAAGTTCGATCTCAACGTCTCCGGCTGGATCGCGGGAATCGATCCCGACGATTCGACGCTGCTCATGTGCCGGTCGATTCCGCCGGACGGGAGCAACAACCCGCGATTCTGCTCACCGCAAATGGACGCGGCCGAACAGGTCGCGCTGACGCACTACGATATTCCAACGCGCAAGAAAGCATATGCTAGGATTCAACAGATTGTTTACGAGCAGATGCCTATCGATTATCTGTGGTGGCCCCGTCAGCTACAGCCGATCAGCGTCGATTTCAAAGGGTTCGATCCGAATCCGGTCAACGAAGCCTGGAATTGTTGGGAGTGGTCAATCTAA
- a CDS encoding methylated-DNA--[protein]-cysteine S-methyltransferase encodes MRCCDLVRMWDELREGGSAPSRDEVLAHLRKCQDCQEAYQEYEGVAYCLNCLPVVEPPSGLVPKILDHIKSMRPATPDMFARMTSPLGDLLVAFRESGITAVVICADGVESTLCEAIAKRLHRGLVPAQAPQWVRDTVDQYFRTFKTDGTRVDISALTEFEQSSLKKAAEIPPGEVRSYGWIAREIGQPSAARAVGRAMARNPVPLLYPCHRVVDSNGALHNYAYGLEVKARLLEMEGYVPPNASRSAAVGRA; translated from the coding sequence ATGCGGTGCTGTGATCTCGTTCGAATGTGGGACGAGCTGCGCGAAGGCGGCTCGGCTCCCTCCCGCGATGAGGTTCTAGCGCACTTGCGTAAGTGCCAAGACTGCCAAGAGGCCTATCAAGAGTACGAAGGCGTCGCATATTGCCTGAACTGCTTACCCGTCGTAGAACCGCCTTCGGGCCTCGTACCGAAGATTCTGGACCATATCAAGTCGATGCGACCGGCGACACCGGACATGTTCGCGCGCATGACGAGCCCGCTCGGAGATTTGCTCGTCGCGTTTCGTGAAAGCGGCATCACTGCCGTCGTCATCTGTGCCGACGGCGTCGAGAGCACGCTCTGCGAAGCGATCGCCAAACGTCTGCACCGCGGTCTCGTCCCGGCCCAAGCACCGCAATGGGTACGCGACACGGTCGACCAATATTTTCGAACCTTCAAGACGGACGGCACACGCGTTGACATCTCGGCGCTCACCGAGTTCGAGCAATCCTCCCTCAAGAAAGCCGCGGAGATTCCGCCGGGTGAGGTCCGCTCCTACGGCTGGATCGCTCGCGAAATCGGGCAGCCGTCAGCCGCACGGGCGGTTGGCCGCGCTATGGCGCGCAATCCGGTACCGCTGCTCTACCCGTGTCATCGCGTCGTCGATTCGAACGGCGCGCTTCACAACTACGCGTACGGGCTCGAAGTAAAAGCTCGCCTCCTCGAAATGGAAGGCTACGTACCGCCGAACGCATCGCGCTCAGCCGCAGTGGGCAGGGCGTAA
- a CDS encoding sigma-70 family RNA polymerase sigma factor has translation MAALAPLRREYSLAQAAAASAPTRSETAPGPENFERIVDEFQRRLYGFALRMTGNREDAEEIVQDAFVRAYRALVKMDPKQRAELRLQPWLYTITLNVTRNRLRSKRPTNVALDSLADPDALLNETQEGPDQPEQIVERGADMVLVEQALLQLPMHLRAAATLRFIEGRSHPEIAEILDQPIGTVKSHVHRAVRILRRILGPQVGRIAPSSAEEGEPNHAVL, from the coding sequence ATGGCTGCTCTCGCCCCGCTTCGACGGGAGTATAGTTTGGCCCAAGCTGCCGCGGCGTCGGCACCCACTCGGTCGGAGACGGCTCCGGGACCGGAGAATTTCGAACGGATCGTCGATGAATTCCAACGACGGCTCTACGGCTTCGCGCTGCGCATGACGGGCAATCGCGAAGACGCCGAGGAGATCGTACAGGACGCGTTCGTGCGAGCCTACCGGGCCCTCGTCAAAATGGACCCCAAGCAACGGGCCGAGCTCCGTCTGCAGCCGTGGCTCTACACGATCACGCTAAACGTCACCCGCAATCGTTTGCGTAGCAAGCGGCCGACAAACGTTGCGCTCGATTCGCTTGCGGATCCGGATGCGTTGTTGAATGAAACGCAAGAGGGACCGGATCAACCCGAGCAGATCGTCGAACGTGGCGCCGACATGGTGCTTGTCGAGCAAGCACTGTTGCAATTACCCATGCATTTGCGCGCGGCAGCAACGTTAAGGTTTATCGAGGGCCGAAGCCATCCGGAGATCGCAGAGATTCTCGATCAACCGATAGGTACTGTGAAATCCCACGTCCACCGAGCCGTCCGTATCCTCAGGCGTATCCTCGGTCCACAAGTCGGGCGCATTGCTCCCTCGAGTGCCGAGGAAGGAGAACCGAATCATGCGGTGCTGTGA
- a CDS encoding glycoside hydrolase family 125 protein — translation MRLTPEDVCVLNLSRRRLLVGIAGTLALGSLWPRRADAVVSTDPLYLTAFDEAINRHATIESDGTTYVSTGDIPAMWLRDSAAVALPYIDLAGKDESVASLLRGLLARQAKCILEDPYANAFTVEYQVAEEKFEVDSLLYPVWFAGLYYKRTGDKSIFTADLRRAFGLILKTLRNEQHHARRSQYRHPQLANNGRGSPVAYTGMVWTGFRPSDDAARYQYNIPVNMFASVVLHMLGDLERDVLGDWDAARNAWGLAVDIQRGVEQYGYVNLDTFGRIYAYEVDGLGHANVMDDANIPSLLAIPYFGYLPATDSAYQRTRTFVLSSRNPYYFVGKYAQGVGSPHTPKDYVWPLALVMQALTSTDQDEVKRVLGYIAASDLGDHRLHESFDVNAPHEFTRADFAWPNALYAQLVQDRQVAAERG, via the coding sequence GTGCGGTTAACTCCGGAAGACGTGTGCGTTCTGAACTTATCGCGACGCCGTCTTCTTGTTGGAATTGCCGGTACGCTCGCTCTCGGCTCACTATGGCCGAGACGGGCCGATGCTGTTGTTTCGACGGACCCTCTCTATCTGACTGCGTTCGATGAGGCAATCAATCGACACGCGACGATCGAGAGCGACGGCACGACGTACGTCTCGACCGGCGACATCCCGGCGATGTGGCTGCGTGATTCGGCCGCGGTGGCGTTGCCGTACATCGACCTTGCGGGCAAAGACGAGTCGGTTGCCTCGCTGTTGCGTGGGCTCTTGGCGCGCCAAGCAAAGTGCATTCTCGAAGACCCGTACGCGAATGCGTTTACCGTCGAATATCAGGTCGCCGAAGAAAAGTTCGAGGTCGACTCGCTGCTCTATCCCGTCTGGTTCGCGGGGCTCTACTACAAGCGGACCGGCGACAAGTCTATCTTCACCGCCGACCTGAGGCGCGCGTTCGGCTTGATACTCAAGACGCTGCGCAACGAGCAGCATCATGCCCGCCGTTCCCAGTACCGTCATCCGCAGCTGGCCAACAACGGACGCGGCTCACCGGTCGCGTACACGGGGATGGTTTGGACGGGTTTCCGGCCCTCCGATGACGCAGCGCGCTATCAGTACAATATTCCCGTCAACATGTTCGCCTCGGTCGTCTTGCACATGCTCGGGGATCTCGAGCGCGATGTTCTCGGCGACTGGGATGCCGCCCGCAACGCTTGGGGTTTGGCGGTCGATATTCAGCGCGGCGTCGAGCAGTACGGCTATGTCAATCTCGATACGTTCGGCAGAATCTACGCTTATGAAGTCGATGGTCTCGGCCATGCCAACGTGATGGACGACGCCAACATACCCTCGCTGCTGGCGATTCCGTATTTCGGATATCTCCCGGCGACCGACTCGGCGTATCAGCGGACGCGCACATTCGTCCTGTCGTCGCGTAATCCGTACTACTTCGTTGGAAAATACGCGCAGGGCGTCGGGAGCCCGCACACGCCGAAAGACTATGTCTGGCCGCTGGCGCTCGTCATGCAAGCGCTGACGAGCACCGATCAGGACGAGGTCAAGCGGGTCCTCGGATACATCGCCGCTTCCGATCTGGGCGACCACCGGCTGCACGAATCATTCGACGTCAACGCTCCGCACGAGTTCACCCGCGCGGATTTCGCTTGGCCGAATGCGCTCTATGCGCAGCTCGTTCAGGACAGGCAAGTCGCCGCCGAACGCGGCTAG
- a CDS encoding substrate-binding protein — protein MSERFEAPLSRRAILAGGAGLVGTTLWPTIIGAAGEAPIGTWPDGTTGNTVTIGAAVPRTGTYAVQGEDELKGMQLAIEHINSGDPLIKKIAPKVTKGVLGKQVQLVVADSGAKPNDAVQEQQKFITDNKVIAMTGATSSAVAVALNHFAQRSKVLYLTAISGSNDTTGKDCVRYGFRQCFYGETAANAIGPVIVKNFGKNRKAAFMTPDYTYGHTVTKSVNDYLSQNAGWQQVTDQVSPLGTQDFSQYLTNIAHSGADFIINVNWGRDAVLSIQQAKQFGLIPKMQLVVPYQIPFLAKEVGPELTQGVLAATDFWWTLEDKFPLAKMFVNSFNAKYGYRPEWGAENGYMQFAIWARMVSEAGTFYPPDVIKQYEKGETFPSFVGDVHFRAADHQLVRPVIIVRGKKPSAMKNSEDYWEVLDIVPGEPLMQKPDAFGCSLGDYT, from the coding sequence GTGTCAGAAAGATTCGAAGCGCCGCTGTCACGCCGCGCGATCCTGGCTGGCGGCGCCGGCCTCGTCGGGACGACGTTATGGCCGACGATAATCGGCGCCGCCGGCGAGGCACCTATCGGTACGTGGCCGGACGGTACTACAGGTAATACGGTTACGATCGGCGCGGCCGTGCCGCGTACCGGCACCTATGCGGTACAGGGCGAGGACGAGCTCAAAGGCATGCAACTTGCCATCGAGCACATCAATAGCGGCGATCCGCTGATCAAAAAGATTGCGCCGAAAGTCACAAAAGGCGTTCTCGGCAAACAAGTGCAGCTTGTCGTCGCCGATTCGGGCGCTAAACCCAACGACGCAGTCCAAGAACAACAGAAATTTATCACGGACAATAAGGTCATCGCGATGACCGGCGCGACGTCGTCGGCGGTTGCCGTAGCACTCAACCATTTCGCTCAACGTTCGAAGGTGCTGTACCTCACCGCGATTTCGGGCTCGAACGACACGACCGGCAAGGACTGCGTGCGCTACGGGTTCCGTCAGTGCTTCTACGGCGAGACGGCTGCAAACGCAATCGGGCCGGTAATCGTCAAGAACTTCGGCAAGAACCGTAAGGCCGCGTTCATGACGCCGGACTACACCTACGGCCACACGGTGACGAAGTCGGTCAACGACTATCTGAGCCAAAACGCCGGCTGGCAGCAGGTCACCGACCAAGTGTCGCCGCTCGGGACTCAGGACTTCAGTCAATATCTCACCAACATCGCCCACTCGGGCGCCGACTTCATCATCAACGTGAATTGGGGCCGCGATGCGGTGTTGTCGATTCAGCAGGCCAAGCAGTTCGGTTTAATCCCGAAGATGCAGCTGGTGGTTCCTTATCAAATCCCGTTCCTCGCCAAGGAAGTGGGACCGGAACTCACGCAGGGCGTTTTGGCTGCAACGGATTTCTGGTGGACACTTGAGGACAAGTTCCCACTGGCGAAGATGTTCGTCAATTCGTTCAACGCGAAGTACGGCTACCGGCCGGAGTGGGGCGCCGAGAACGGATACATGCAGTTCGCCATTTGGGCGCGCATGGTATCCGAGGCGGGCACCTTCTATCCGCCGGATGTCATCAAACAGTACGAGAAGGGCGAGACCTTCCCGTCATTCGTCGGCGACGTGCATTTCCGCGCCGCCGATCACCAATTGGTCCGTCCGGTCATCATCGTGCGCGGCAAGAAGCCGAGCGCGATGAAGAACAGCGAAGACTATTGGGAGGTTCTTGACATCGTCCCCGGCGAGCCGCTGATGCAGAAACCCGACGCATTCGGGTGCAGTCTCGGCGACTACACCTAA
- a CDS encoding branched-chain amino acid ABC transporter permease, with protein sequence MFNGLVLGALLALIASGLTIIYGTLGVLNLAHGAMFMLGGYAGWVAFHNTHNFIVAVIAGTLFGLIVGIVTERVIIRHFYSRPPEDQLLVTFGLGIVFVETVRFFFGSLSKTTTLPSELNGIINLGFMVYPAYRLLMVAIVAVALFVLYVVLYRTRIGMIVRAGIEDSAMVDALGIDVYKAFMLVFGVGAMAAGFAGIINAPIVSLSPDIGDAILVQTFVVIVIGGVGSFPGAILGGLIAGEIISVTSMFNPGYSYVMLFVAMTLVLVLRPYGLLGAAGRE encoded by the coding sequence ATGTTCAACGGGCTGGTGCTCGGCGCATTATTGGCGCTGATAGCATCCGGCCTTACGATTATTTATGGCACCCTCGGCGTTCTCAACCTTGCGCACGGTGCGATGTTCATGCTCGGCGGGTACGCGGGATGGGTCGCGTTTCACAATACGCATAACTTCATCGTTGCCGTGATCGCCGGGACGCTCTTTGGGCTGATCGTCGGAATCGTGACGGAACGCGTGATCATTCGCCATTTCTATTCACGTCCGCCCGAGGACCAGTTGCTCGTTACCTTTGGTCTCGGCATCGTATTCGTCGAGACCGTTCGCTTCTTTTTCGGCAGCCTCTCGAAGACGACGACGCTCCCGTCCGAATTGAACGGAATCATCAACCTCGGATTCATGGTCTACCCGGCGTACCGGTTGTTGATGGTCGCGATCGTCGCAGTGGCGCTGTTCGTACTCTATGTCGTTCTCTACCGTACGCGTATCGGAATGATCGTGCGTGCCGGCATCGAGGATTCGGCCATGGTCGATGCGCTCGGTATCGACGTCTACAAGGCGTTCATGCTGGTCTTCGGCGTCGGCGCCATGGCTGCAGGCTTCGCCGGAATCATCAATGCCCCGATCGTATCGCTCTCGCCGGACATCGGTGACGCAATCCTCGTGCAAACATTCGTCGTCATCGTCATCGGCGGCGTCGGTTCATTCCCCGGCGCCATACTAGGCGGACTAATCGCAGGCGAAATCATCAGCGTTACGTCGATGTTCAACCCGGGCTACTCCTACGTGATGCTATTCGTAGCGATGACGCTGGTCTTGGTGCTTCGTCCCTACGGTCTGCTCGGTGCCGCAGGACGAGAATGA
- a CDS encoding branched-chain amino acid ABC transporter ATP-binding protein/permease, protein MRQRPLLVELLTAAALIAAPFVLPHLGFTSTTINRILIWGLFGVGFDILFGFSGLLSFGQSAFFGAGGMIMAYLLTQMNFTNVTGALFIGMVSAAVIGYLVGLIALRRTGIYFAMITVAIAEVFYFVEFNPLSRFTGGENGLPGVPTPSLWLGFTTINFGNDWMIYIYLAAWYFIGVVIALRIVRSPGGAILSAIRENPLRAAAVGHNIHSYKLAAFIIAAAYAGFAGGLLGLMQGFMPPDAFTFDTSGQLVMQTAIGGAGTLFGPLVGAAVWFYLSDFLQTTLHLGATWKLVLGLIFVLLVCFLRHGIVGAFVSAWRLVTMRGKTREAAEQSVAPVAGTAVVEFMPVTQTKAASNSNETILRAEGVTKRYGGLIANDHIDFTVRSGELRGIIGPNGAGKSTFFKMLTCEVSPTSGTIRFEDRDITGFTSTQVCQLGMTKSYQVNQLFNRLTVRENITVAALSEKRGPFRLDFLRSMDSVRGLHERVEETLELVQLSNRASSPVSELAYGEKRRLEIGLALATSPKLLLLDEPLAGLSPRERVQTVQLMKSINVGRTTVVIDHDMDAIFELAETITVLVRGRVLVEGAPEEIRRNSAVQEAYLGVSEAV, encoded by the coding sequence ATGAGACAACGTCCACTTCTCGTCGAGCTGCTGACGGCAGCGGCGCTGATTGCAGCGCCGTTTGTATTACCGCACCTCGGCTTTACGTCGACCACGATCAACCGAATCCTGATCTGGGGGTTGTTCGGAGTCGGCTTCGATATTCTCTTCGGTTTCAGTGGTCTGCTCTCGTTCGGTCAGTCGGCATTCTTCGGCGCTGGTGGTATGATCATGGCCTACCTGCTCACCCAAATGAACTTCACGAACGTAACGGGCGCGTTGTTCATCGGGATGGTCTCGGCAGCCGTCATCGGCTACTTGGTCGGATTGATTGCGCTGAGGCGCACCGGCATTTACTTTGCGATGATCACCGTCGCGATCGCGGAAGTGTTTTATTTCGTCGAGTTCAACCCGCTTTCGCGCTTTACGGGTGGCGAGAACGGATTGCCGGGCGTGCCGACGCCAAGTCTCTGGCTCGGCTTTACGACCATCAACTTCGGCAACGACTGGATGATCTACATCTACCTGGCGGCGTGGTACTTCATCGGTGTGGTGATTGCGCTGCGGATCGTGCGCTCGCCGGGCGGCGCGATACTGAGCGCGATCCGTGAGAATCCCCTACGTGCTGCAGCCGTCGGGCACAATATTCACAGTTACAAGCTCGCCGCGTTCATCATCGCAGCGGCCTATGCCGGTTTTGCGGGTGGGCTGCTCGGCTTGATGCAGGGCTTCATGCCGCCAGACGCGTTTACGTTCGACACGTCGGGACAGCTGGTGATGCAAACGGCAATTGGCGGTGCCGGAACGCTGTTCGGACCGCTCGTCGGTGCGGCGGTGTGGTTCTATCTCAGCGATTTTCTTCAGACGACGCTGCATTTGGGCGCGACCTGGAAGTTGGTGCTGGGTCTCATCTTTGTACTGCTCGTTTGTTTCTTACGCCACGGTATCGTCGGCGCGTTTGTCTCCGCGTGGCGTCTGGTCACCATGCGCGGCAAGACTCGCGAAGCCGCGGAGCAGTCCGTAGCGCCGGTTGCAGGCACGGCCGTCGTCGAGTTCATGCCCGTGACGCAAACGAAAGCGGCGTCCAACAGCAACGAGACGATTCTGCGGGCCGAAGGCGTCACCAAGCGTTATGGCGGTCTGATCGCAAACGATCACATCGATTTTACAGTGCGCAGCGGTGAATTGCGCGGCATCATCGGTCCGAACGGCGCAGGCAAGTCGACGTTTTTCAAGATGCTTACCTGCGAAGTTTCGCCGACCTCGGGGACGATTCGCTTTGAGGATCGCGACATCACCGGCTTCACGAGCACGCAAGTCTGCCAGCTTGGCATGACCAAGAGTTATCAGGTCAACCAGCTGTTCAACCGGCTCACGGTGCGCGAGAACATCACAGTAGCGGCGCTCTCGGAGAAGCGTGGCCCGTTCCGCCTCGATTTCCTGCGCAGCATGGACAGCGTGCGCGGTCTGCACGAACGCGTGGAAGAAACGCTCGAGCTCGTACAGCTCAGCAATCGTGCATCTTCGCCGGTTTCAGAGCTCGCGTACGGCGAGAAGCGGCGGCTCGAAATCGGGTTGGCCTTGGCAACGTCACCGAAATTGTTGCTGCTCGATGAGCCGCTCGCGGGCTTGAGTCCGCGCGAACGCGTTCAGACCGTCCAGCTGATGAAGTCGATCAACGTGGGCCGCACGACCGTCGTCATCGATCATGATATGGATGCGATCTTTGAGTTGGCAGAAACGATCACGGTGCTTGTACGAGGCCGCGTGTTGGTTGAAGGCGCGCCCGAAGAGATTCGGCGGAACAGCGCAGTACAGGAAGCCTATCTCGGCGTGAGCGAGGCGGTATGA
- a CDS encoding ABC transporter ATP-binding protein, which translates to MSLLEVKSLNSYYGDSHILFDVGLRVEAHEVVALLGRNGAGKSTTLKSLIGLVRPHSGSIVFDGEEIAGKPAHAIAQAGMQLVPEDRRIFGSLDVEENLVLAGLSAKNAWTLDRIYDVFPRLAERRRSRGTDLSGGEQQMLAIARALIRSPKLILLDEPFEGLAPVIVHDLIAVCRKLADEGQTIVLVEQNIAATLGLAHRAYLISNGHVVHEGPAAEIKADPEFLQKHLGV; encoded by the coding sequence ATGAGCCTCCTCGAGGTCAAGTCGCTCAATAGCTACTACGGCGATTCGCACATTTTGTTCGACGTCGGGTTACGCGTTGAAGCGCACGAGGTCGTAGCCTTGCTCGGTCGCAACGGCGCCGGAAAAAGCACGACGTTGAAAAGTCTGATTGGTCTCGTGCGTCCGCACTCGGGTTCGATCGTTTTCGACGGTGAGGAGATTGCCGGTAAACCCGCGCATGCGATTGCCCAGGCGGGTATGCAACTCGTGCCGGAGGACCGCCGCATCTTCGGTAGTCTCGACGTCGAGGAGAATTTAGTGCTGGCCGGCCTCAGCGCAAAGAACGCTTGGACTCTCGACCGCATTTACGACGTTTTTCCGCGTCTCGCAGAACGGCGCCGCAGCCGCGGGACGGACCTCTCGGGCGGCGAGCAGCAAATGCTGGCAATCGCTCGCGCCTTGATTCGCAGTCCCAAGCTCATTCTGCTCGACGAGCCGTTTGAGGGACTGGCCCCCGTCATCGTTCACGACCTCATCGCGGTTTGCCGCAAGTTGGCCGACGAAGGCCAGACGATCGTGCTTGTCGAGCAGAACATTGCGGCCACGCTGGGCCTGGCGCACCGCGCCTATCTCATCAGCAACGGCCACGTCGTGCACGAGGGTCCGGCCGCGGAAATCAAAGCCGACCCCGAGTTCCTCCAAAAGCATCTCGGCGTCTGA